The Caulobacter sp. FWC26 genome contains a region encoding:
- a CDS encoding replication-associated recombination protein A, whose amino-acid sequence MSDLFQAAGLTPHAPSPLADRLRPQSLDEVVGQQHLLGPEGPIGRMAAAHRLASMILWGPPGTGKTTIARLLAKAGGYEFMQISAVFSGVADLKKAFEQARARRMAGQSTLLFVDEIHRFNRAQQDGFLPFVEEGIVTLVGATTENPSFELNGALLSRCQVFVLKRLTEESLELLLQRAEAAESRPLPVDAEARSALVAMADGDGRYLLTLAETLFSIGTDSPLNPTQLGQFLQKRRPAYDKDREEHYNLISALHKSVRGSDPDAALYWLARMLEGGEDPLFIARRLVRMASEDIGAADPLSLLLTTAAKDAYDFLGSPEGELALAQAVVHMASAPKSNAVYTAYKAARRAAKETGSLTPPAHILNAPTKLMKSLGYGDGYAYDHDVEGGVSGQNYFPDGMERRRFYEPKPIGAEAKVRERLEAWSQRRRGGK is encoded by the coding sequence ATGTCCGATCTCTTCCAGGCCGCCGGCTTGACACCCCATGCGCCATCACCCTTGGCTGATCGCCTGAGGCCGCAGAGCCTGGATGAGGTCGTGGGCCAACAGCATCTGCTGGGCCCTGAAGGGCCGATCGGCCGGATGGCGGCGGCGCATCGCCTAGCCTCGATGATCCTGTGGGGACCGCCCGGCACAGGCAAGACCACGATCGCCCGCCTGTTGGCCAAGGCCGGCGGCTATGAGTTCATGCAGATTTCGGCGGTGTTCTCGGGTGTCGCTGACTTGAAGAAGGCGTTCGAACAGGCCCGCGCCCGGCGCATGGCGGGACAGTCGACCCTGCTGTTCGTCGACGAGATCCACCGCTTCAACCGCGCCCAGCAGGACGGCTTTCTGCCGTTCGTCGAGGAGGGGATCGTCACCCTGGTGGGGGCCACGACCGAGAACCCGTCCTTCGAGCTGAACGGCGCTTTGCTGTCGCGCTGCCAGGTCTTTGTGCTCAAGCGCCTGACCGAGGAGTCGCTGGAGCTTCTGCTGCAGCGCGCCGAAGCGGCCGAAAGCCGCCCGTTGCCGGTCGACGCCGAGGCGCGCTCGGCCCTGGTGGCCATGGCCGACGGCGATGGCCGCTATCTGCTGACCCTGGCCGAGACCTTATTCTCGATCGGGACCGACAGCCCGCTGAACCCGACGCAACTGGGCCAGTTTCTGCAAAAGCGTCGCCCCGCCTACGACAAGGACCGCGAGGAGCACTACAACCTCATCTCGGCCCTGCATAAGTCGGTGCGCGGCAGCGACCCGGATGCAGCGCTGTACTGGCTGGCGCGGATGCTGGAGGGCGGTGAGGACCCGCTGTTCATCGCCCGCCGCCTGGTGCGCATGGCGTCCGAGGATATCGGCGCGGCCGATCCGCTGTCGTTGCTGCTGACTACGGCGGCCAAGGACGCTTACGACTTTCTCGGTTCGCCCGAGGGCGAACTGGCCCTGGCCCAGGCGGTGGTCCACATGGCCAGCGCGCCCAAGTCCAACGCCGTCTACACCGCCTACAAGGCCGCACGCCGGGCCGCGAAAGAAACCGGCAGCCTGACGCCGCCGGCTCATATCCTGAACGCCCCAACCAAGCTGATGAAGTCGCTCGGCTATGGCGACGGCTATGCCTATGACCACGATGTGGAAGGCGGCGTGTCGGGCCAGAACTACTTCCCCGACGGGATGGAGCGCCGGCGCTTCTACGAGCCCAAGCCGATCGGCGCCGAGGCCAAGGTGCGCGAGCGTCTCGAGGCCTGGAGTCAAAGGCGGAGGGGCGGCAAGTGA